One Vespula pensylvanica isolate Volc-1 chromosome 3, ASM1446617v1, whole genome shotgun sequence DNA window includes the following coding sequences:
- the LOC122627494 gene encoding putative ammonium transporter 1, whose product MYPNDLNLFNETFIDPLLPKINGFYSYVCLSNYANRILLTILSRIGFVLLQIGAVPKGNLNFILFKNILDICSTTVAYFTIGFLLIFDGDAYSFIYGDHYPYEDSTIKKEGFLIGWQVVMIASAICTTSMIENSHLISHFLVNVLLAGIVQPLLIRWTWMPEGWISKGRLNDVNVVYRDHAGSGIVHVVGGLSGLIAHLILSKKRRTLKANNIDRMNYFSSFLSVINYLGLFLIFVGLLSFSSSPREDNISKTINIISNNLLAACSCSFFVIIIHITFQRSIDHLTTIRCAQGLVAGPIMISAASNEYSSLMSIGLGCSGGTIIYLTSRFIFHNDLENHCNVIATHLVCGLVATVLAPVCILDKDSNIRTVLLNFSWQLISLIALLVLVTIALTPLFLILNACGLAKHNSEIFKINESATTITLEMKKDLSDRNIGYNKNEESITNNENVFSLEFSGENRQPRNELLRLEEGQFIKENYLNGKLSVVKNEKLSDPLQSSGLHRREEEYTN is encoded by the exons ATGTATCCGAACGATCTTAACCTTTTCAACGAAACCTTTATCGATCCTTTATTACCAAAAATCAATGGATTTTAttcatatgtatgtttatcgAACTATGCGAATCGAATTCTCTTGACGATCCTATCGCGAATTGGATTTGTCCTTTTGCAAATCGGCGCTGTGCCAAAGGGCAACCtgaattttatcctttttaaaaatatcctaGATATCTGCTCTACCACAGTAGCTTATTTTACGATCGGTTTTCTTTTGATCTTCGATGGTGACGCGTACAGCTTTATCTACGGCGATCATTATCCTTACGAGGATTCTAcgataaagaaggaaggatTCCTGATCGGTTGGCAAGTCGTAATGATCGCGTCGGCTATTTGTACAACTAGCATGATCGAAAATAGTCACCTTATATCTCATTTCCTGGTAAACGTACTTTTGGCTGGCATAGTTCAGCCACTCTTAATACGTTGGACTTGGATGCCAGAAGGATGGATATCAAAAGGTAGATTGAATGACGTCAATGTCGTTTATCGCGATCACGCTGGATCAGGAATCGTACACGTTGTCGGAGGACTGTCTGGTTTAATAGCTCATttgatattatcgaaaaaaaggagaactcTAAAGGCTaacaatatcgatcgaatgaattattttagttCGTTTCTTTCGGTTATCAATTATTTGGGATTATTCTTGATCTTCGTCGGCCTGCTg aGTTTTTCTTCGTCACCGAGGGAagataatatatcaaagaCGATAAACATcattagtaataatttattagcaGCATGTTCTTGTTCATTCTTTGTCATAATCATACATATCACATTTcaacgatctatcgatcattTGACGACTATAAGATGTGCCCAAGGTTTAGTTGCCGGGCCGATTATGATCTCGGCCGCCTCGAACGAATATTCTTCTTTGATGTCCATTGGATTAGGTTGTTCAGGAGGAACTATTATTTACCTAACATCTAGATTTATCTTTCATAACGATTTGGAAAATCATTGCAATGTCATAGCAACTCATTTGGTTTGCGGATTAGTGGCAACCGTCTTGGCACCAGTCTGTATATTAGATAAAGATTCAAATATACGGACtgtcttattaaatttttcctggcaattaatttctttaattgcTTTGTTGGTATTAGTGACCATCGCTTTAACAccattatttctaattttaaacgCTTGCGGTCTTGCCAAACACAATTcggaaattttcaaaataaacgaatCTGCTACTACGATTACtcttgaaatgaaaaaagatttatccgATAGAAATATTGggtataataaaaacgaagaatctATAACAAATAACGAAAATGTATTTTCCTTGGAATTTTCTGGCGAAAATAGACAACCcagaaatgaattattacgaTTGGAGGAGGgtcaatttataaaagaaaattatttgaacgGCAAGCTGTCCGTtgtgaaaaacgaaaaattgtCTGACCCTTTGCAATCATCAGGTCTGCATCGTCGA GAGGAAGAATACACAAAttaa